A DNA window from Candidatus Protochlamydia naegleriophila contains the following coding sequences:
- a CDS encoding AMP-binding protein, translating to MRNLLALALLYFMRFTLWFRYKVTIKGEENLNSNVLNKPGGVLFLPNHPTVFVDPTLVTLAIWKKYPIRPMIVEYMYYTPVIHWFMKFMNAIPIPNFVTSSNSLKKKKVDQVMETVIADLKKKENFLIYPAGKVKHQAREIIGASGVHRIIQAVPEANIVLVKTSGLWGSSFSRALTGKTPPMFQTIFEGIWMALKNLIFFTPRREVTIEFVPAGADFPYQSSRLELNRYLEHWYNKADGLTQQTGEEPGESLYLVSYSMWKEELPTVKVFDKVNADIDMENVPLAVKTKVKQKLSEMTQMPVDQITPEMNLSGDLGLDSLDNAEIIAFLDNDFDVAGVPVNELTTVGKVMALASNQIAFGEQVDEEQADTSKWFSASFPHHRAVFPEGKTIPEVFLNNCQRMGHTVACADMRAGVLTYAQAKLRVLMLAEYIRHLPGEYIGILLPSSVAAYFTILACQLAGKVPLLINWTVGPRHLESVRSLSNIKVVLSSWAFLDRLDNVDLTGIEDLIVTLEDARREFTLGQKLKAFVRSKMSTKSILSAFNIQNLSEKANAVLLFTSGTENMPKGVPLTHENILNNQRDAVESVEIFHDDVLLGMLPPFHAYGFTASGLLPLLGGLRVAYYADPTDGKGLAKAIEKWGATIICGAPTFLKGIFKNAAAEHLKSLRLCITGAEKAPKELFQMIKQLDHCRLIEGYGITECSPILTANMTGNPIYGVGKPMPQVEICIVSLDTHAPLPQGQQGLVLARGPNIFSGYLNKGLSSPFITVNNQPWYSTGDLGYLDQEGNLILSGRLKRFIKIGGEMISLAAIEDALNHTIAQKVLKEEEGPALAVCATEEAGEKTKIFVFTRFDASIEDVNRSLREAGFSNLVKVFKVQQLLEIPIMGTGKINYRALETQLKTLSESSVS from the coding sequence GTGAGAAATTTACTAGCTCTCGCTTTACTTTATTTTATGCGCTTTACTTTATGGTTTCGCTATAAAGTAACTATTAAAGGAGAGGAAAATCTCAATTCCAACGTTTTAAACAAGCCTGGTGGGGTGCTTTTTTTACCTAATCATCCGACTGTTTTTGTGGATCCGACCTTAGTGACATTGGCGATTTGGAAAAAATATCCAATCCGTCCAATGATTGTTGAGTATATGTATTATACTCCCGTGATTCACTGGTTCATGAAATTTATGAATGCGATTCCCATTCCAAACTTTGTCACATCGAGCAATAGCTTGAAAAAGAAAAAAGTTGATCAGGTGATGGAAACGGTCATTGCTGATTTGAAGAAAAAAGAGAATTTTTTAATCTATCCAGCTGGAAAAGTGAAGCATCAGGCACGTGAAATCATTGGTGCATCTGGTGTTCATCGCATCATCCAGGCAGTTCCTGAAGCCAATATTGTCTTAGTGAAGACATCCGGGCTATGGGGAAGCAGCTTTTCCCGTGCCTTAACAGGCAAGACTCCTCCCATGTTCCAAACGATTTTTGAAGGAATCTGGATGGCTCTGAAAAATTTGATTTTCTTTACTCCTCGCCGGGAAGTAACGATTGAATTTGTTCCGGCAGGAGCCGATTTTCCCTATCAATCCTCGCGCCTTGAATTAAACCGTTATTTAGAGCACTGGTATAATAAAGCGGATGGTTTAACTCAGCAAACAGGTGAGGAGCCGGGAGAAAGCCTCTACTTGGTTTCCTACAGCATGTGGAAAGAAGAGCTTCCCACTGTGAAGGTATTCGATAAAGTCAATGCCGACATTGACATGGAAAACGTGCCATTAGCTGTTAAGACTAAGGTAAAGCAAAAGCTTTCTGAGATGACTCAGATGCCTGTCGATCAAATTACCCCAGAAATGAATTTGAGCGGTGATTTAGGGCTCGATTCTTTAGACAATGCTGAAATCATTGCCTTTTTGGACAACGATTTCGACGTGGCAGGTGTTCCGGTCAATGAATTAACAACGGTTGGCAAAGTGATGGCTCTTGCATCTAACCAGATTGCTTTTGGTGAGCAGGTTGATGAGGAGCAAGCAGATACCTCTAAATGGTTCAGCGCTTCTTTTCCTCATCACCGAGCTGTTTTCCCTGAAGGAAAAACGATTCCTGAAGTTTTTTTAAATAACTGCCAACGCATGGGGCATACAGTTGCTTGCGCAGATATGAGAGCCGGAGTTTTAACTTACGCACAAGCCAAATTGCGCGTGTTGATGCTGGCAGAATATATTCGCCACTTACCGGGTGAGTATATTGGAATTCTGCTTCCTTCAAGCGTCGCTGCCTATTTCACGATTCTGGCTTGCCAGCTGGCTGGTAAAGTTCCTTTATTAATCAACTGGACGGTCGGACCGCGCCACTTAGAATCGGTTCGTTCCTTGTCCAATATCAAAGTTGTGTTGTCATCATGGGCCTTTTTGGATCGATTGGACAATGTGGACTTAACTGGAATTGAAGATCTCATTGTGACGCTCGAAGATGCTAGGCGGGAATTTACTTTAGGGCAAAAGCTCAAAGCCTTTGTTCGTTCTAAAATGAGCACGAAATCGATCCTATCGGCGTTCAATATTCAAAATCTCAGCGAAAAAGCGAATGCTGTACTTCTGTTCACAAGCGGAACAGAAAATATGCCTAAAGGCGTTCCTTTGACTCATGAGAATATTTTAAATAATCAAAGAGATGCTGTTGAATCGGTCGAAATTTTCCACGACGACGTGTTACTGGGTATGCTGCCGCCGTTTCATGCCTATGGCTTTACGGCGAGTGGTTTATTACCTTTGCTTGGCGGTTTAAGAGTCGCTTATTATGCCGATCCAACCGATGGAAAGGGGCTTGCAAAAGCGATTGAAAAATGGGGCGCTACTATCATTTGCGGTGCACCTACGTTCCTTAAGGGGATTTTCAAAAATGCGGCTGCTGAGCATCTTAAATCACTTAGATTGTGCATTACGGGGGCTGAAAAAGCACCCAAAGAGTTGTTCCAAATGATCAAGCAGCTAGATCATTGCCGTCTGATTGAAGGGTATGGAATTACGGAATGCTCTCCTATTTTGACTGCCAATATGACCGGTAATCCCATTTATGGGGTTGGCAAGCCCATGCCCCAAGTGGAGATCTGTATTGTCAGCCTCGATACCCATGCACCTCTTCCACAAGGTCAGCAAGGCCTGGTTTTAGCAAGAGGCCCCAATATTTTTTCAGGCTATCTCAACAAGGGACTATCGTCGCCTTTTATCACAGTGAATAATCAACCTTGGTATTCAACTGGTGATTTAGGCTATCTTGACCAAGAGGGGAATCTGATCTTGTCGGGTCGTTTGAAGCGCTTCATTAAAATTGGTGGAGAAATGATTAGTTTGGCTGCCATTGAGGATGCGTTAAATCATACCATTGCACAAAAAGTCTTGAAAGAAGAGGAAGGGCCGGCCCTTGCAGTGTGTGCAACGGAAGAGGCTGGCGAAAAGACCAAGATTTTTGTTTTCACCCGTTTTGATGCTTCGATTGAAGATGTCAATCGTTCATTGAGAGAAGCGGGTTTTAGCAATTTAGTTAAAGTTTTTAAGGTTCAACAATTATTAGAGATTCCTATTATGGGAACGGGTAAGATCAATTACCGTGCATTAGAAACTCAATTAAAGACTCTATCCGAAAGTTCAGTGAGTTAG
- the cysS gene encoding cysteine--tRNA ligase produces MNFEAQLEQIPLKLYNTASRQKETLVPLVDRHIQMYTCGPTVYNFAHIGNFRTYVFEDLLRRAIKFFGFSITQVMNLTDVDDKTIRGAIANGVTLDEYTQPYKDAFFEDLKALNIEPAEYYPAATDYIADMIAMIEVLLHKGIAYRGGDGSIYYAINKFPRYGCLSHLHLEDLQAGASERVAADEYEKEHVADFVLWKSYDPERDGQIYWESPFGKGRPGWHLECSAMAMKLLGETIDIHVGGIDNMFPHHENEIAQSEACSDKAFVKHWLHAEHLIVDQKKMSKSLGNFYTLRDLLNKGFTGTQVRYLLLQTHYKTQLNFTFQGLDAVKSTLQRLNDFVQRLYEVETAKAGGRIEALEQNALKGFAEALADDLNISAALASIFDFVREVNCLCDAEQLSREEAQTAIELMKKFDDVLGVMTFEKREEVIPEDLEDAFAKRLQARQDKNWKLADELRDFIHQRGYLIEDTPHGARLKKA; encoded by the coding sequence ATGAATTTTGAAGCCCAATTAGAACAGATTCCTCTTAAGCTTTACAATACAGCTTCGCGCCAAAAAGAAACTCTGGTTCCACTCGTTGACCGTCATATACAAATGTATACGTGCGGTCCAACCGTTTACAACTTTGCCCATATTGGAAATTTTAGAACCTATGTCTTTGAAGATTTGCTGAGAAGAGCGATTAAATTTTTCGGATTTTCAATTACGCAGGTCATGAATTTAACGGACGTAGATGATAAAACGATTCGAGGGGCTATTGCAAATGGAGTGACCCTGGATGAATATACACAGCCCTACAAAGATGCCTTTTTTGAAGACCTCAAGGCATTGAATATCGAACCTGCAGAGTACTACCCAGCAGCTACTGACTATATTGCCGACATGATAGCAATGATTGAGGTTTTGCTCCATAAGGGAATTGCTTATCGAGGCGGCGATGGAAGCATCTATTATGCGATTAATAAATTCCCCCGCTACGGCTGCCTGTCTCATCTACATTTGGAAGATTTGCAAGCCGGTGCTTCAGAGCGCGTTGCAGCGGATGAGTACGAAAAAGAGCATGTGGCGGATTTCGTTTTGTGGAAAAGCTATGATCCGGAGCGTGACGGACAAATCTATTGGGAAAGCCCTTTTGGGAAGGGACGTCCGGGATGGCACCTTGAGTGCTCTGCAATGGCAATGAAGCTGCTTGGGGAAACCATCGACATTCACGTGGGAGGCATTGATAATATGTTTCCTCACCATGAAAATGAAATAGCCCAGTCTGAAGCGTGCTCTGATAAGGCCTTTGTCAAGCATTGGTTGCATGCCGAACACCTGATCGTCGACCAAAAGAAGATGTCTAAAAGTTTGGGCAACTTCTATACTCTCCGCGACTTATTAAACAAGGGTTTCACAGGAACGCAGGTACGCTATTTGTTGCTTCAAACGCATTATAAGACGCAACTAAACTTTACTTTTCAGGGATTGGATGCTGTTAAAAGCACATTGCAGCGCTTAAATGACTTTGTTCAGCGCCTCTATGAAGTGGAGACAGCAAAGGCTGGAGGGCGAATTGAAGCTTTGGAGCAAAATGCTCTAAAAGGCTTTGCAGAAGCATTGGCGGACGACCTTAATATTTCGGCAGCTTTAGCCTCGATTTTTGATTTTGTTCGCGAGGTTAATTGCCTATGCGATGCGGAGCAACTGAGCCGTGAAGAGGCCCAGACGGCTATTGAGTTGATGAAAAAATTCGATGATGTGCTTGGTGTAATGACTTTTGAAAAAAGAGAAGAAGTCATTCCAGAGGATTTAGAAGATGCTTTTGCTAAGCGTTTGCAGGCCCGTCAGGATAAAAACTGGAAATTGGCAGATGAGCTCAGAGATTTCATTCATCAACGAGGCTATTTAATTGAAGATACCCCGCATGGGGCAAGACTAAAAAAAGCATGA
- the lysS gene encoding lysine--tRNA ligase, producing the protein MTKKPDYHQHEEFQNRLRKLAEIRQANVDPYPAKYTPTHTTHQLHQEFDQAPVGHSEDAAAGSTIPVCLAGRLVLFRSMGKNAFAHLQDESGRIQIMFNRDQTVVDGYTPDSEDADLSPYKFIEKKIDLGDIIGIEGYLFHTNKGELTVFVKKVTMLCKTLLPLADKHGGLADKELRYRKRWLDLISHLDVAKLFRTRSHILKEIRSYFDNQQFLEVETPILQSIYGGAEARPFITKLNALDQEMFLRISLEIPLKKLIVGGMNRVYEMGRVFRNEGIDRNHNPEFTLLEAYASYWDYHDMMGFVEKLFEKLAIDLYGTTQVPYTPHEGAETIHVDMKAPWIRLTMKDSIKHYGKLDVDTLSDEEMRRMLEESGHCDLKKLKGLSRGLLIAALFEVLVEPHLIQPHHIYDHPIETTPLCKPHRDPKVRQEGIVERFESFILTQEVCNSYSELNDPEIQRDLLEKQSDRRDAGDEEASPLDEEFIEAICQGMPPTGGIGIGIDRLVMILTNSHSIRDVLYFPWMKNV; encoded by the coding sequence ATGACAAAAAAGCCTGATTATCATCAACATGAAGAATTTCAAAACCGTTTACGCAAACTGGCAGAAATCCGCCAAGCCAACGTAGACCCATACCCAGCTAAGTACACCCCGACTCACACAACCCATCAGTTGCACCAAGAATTTGACCAAGCCCCTGTTGGCCACAGCGAAGATGCTGCAGCGGGTTCGACAATACCTGTTTGCTTGGCTGGACGTTTAGTGCTATTCCGCTCCATGGGTAAAAACGCCTTTGCTCATCTGCAAGATGAATCAGGCCGCATTCAAATCATGTTCAACCGCGACCAAACAGTTGTTGACGGTTACACACCCGATTCAGAAGATGCCGATCTATCCCCTTACAAATTTATCGAAAAGAAAATTGACCTTGGCGACATCATCGGAATCGAAGGATATCTTTTCCATACAAATAAAGGTGAATTGACTGTTTTTGTAAAAAAAGTCACCATGCTTTGCAAGACCCTTTTACCGCTTGCTGACAAGCATGGTGGATTGGCTGATAAAGAATTGCGCTACCGCAAGCGCTGGCTTGATTTGATTTCTCATTTAGACGTAGCCAAACTCTTTCGCACGCGCAGCCATATCCTAAAAGAGATCCGCTCTTACTTTGACAATCAACAATTCTTAGAAGTCGAAACCCCCATTCTGCAAAGCATTTACGGTGGAGCAGAGGCTCGTCCTTTCATCACAAAGCTGAATGCACTCGACCAAGAAATGTTCTTGCGCATTTCACTTGAGATTCCCCTAAAAAAGCTCATCGTGGGTGGCATGAACCGCGTTTACGAAATGGGACGCGTATTCCGCAATGAAGGGATTGATCGCAATCACAATCCAGAGTTCACTTTACTAGAAGCCTATGCGTCTTACTGGGACTATCATGATATGATGGGATTTGTCGAAAAGCTTTTTGAAAAATTAGCCATCGACCTTTATGGCACAACCCAAGTTCCTTATACCCCCCATGAAGGTGCTGAAACAATCCATGTCGACATGAAGGCACCCTGGATTCGCCTTACAATGAAAGACAGTATTAAGCACTATGGCAAGCTCGATGTCGACACCCTATCGGATGAAGAGATGCGCCGTATGTTAGAAGAGAGCGGGCATTGCGATCTCAAAAAGCTCAAAGGTTTGAGCCGTGGATTACTCATAGCTGCCCTGTTTGAAGTGCTAGTCGAGCCACACCTCATTCAACCGCACCACATCTACGATCATCCTATCGAAACGACACCGCTTTGCAAACCTCATCGTGACCCAAAGGTGCGTCAAGAGGGAATCGTCGAAAGATTTGAAAGCTTTATCCTCACTCAAGAGGTGTGCAATTCTTATAGCGAGCTTAACGATCCAGAAATTCAACGCGACCTACTCGAAAAGCAATCCGATCGCCGCGATGCAGGCGATGAAGAGGCCAGCCCATTGGATGAAGAATTCATTGAAGCCATCTGTCAAGGGATGCCGCCAACAGGAGGTATTGGCATTGGAATCGACCGCTTAGTCATGATCTTGACTAACTCCCACTCCATCCGCGATGTCCTCTACTTCCCTTGGATGAAAAACGTCTAA
- the rimO gene encoding 30S ribosomal protein S12 methylthiotransferase RimO, producing MLPILKNQDSQDRSNQTVPKRDSDESSSPYFNHNGNKINFISLGCPRNLVDSEVMLGILLKAGYEVAPSLEEADYLVINTCGFLEASRQESMDTVQDVLAQRKKTAKLIVTGCMVQTHSDVLKTTFPGIDYLLGSGDVEGILQAVQSTQKGEIVSSARSYLEAGEVPRRLSTPKHFAYLKIAEGCRKRCAYCVIPTIKGPLKSKSKEQILKEFNLLLNQGVKEVILIAQDLGDYGKDQGAKKLTALLDLLQSMLEIKQDFWLRLLYLYPDEITDELIAVMKSDKRICSYLDMPIQHVNNQLLKSMRRMTSKEDIVEIITKLRREVPDVVIRTSLIVGFPGETEEQFEELVQFVQDHPLDNVGIFKFSREPGSHAYDLPNQISDEVKEARYHRLMQVQKKVVKKYLKKMIGKKIPVVVEGYHPETNLLMIGRHMGQCPDIDGQVLINDGRKVKGFGQVYTVEITDVADYDLVGHVL from the coding sequence ATGTTACCCATTTTGAAAAATCAAGATTCTCAAGACCGTTCCAATCAAACGGTTCCCAAACGGGATTCGGACGAATCTTCTTCCCCTTATTTTAATCATAACGGCAATAAAATTAATTTTATCAGCTTAGGCTGTCCCCGCAATTTGGTGGATAGCGAGGTCATGCTCGGTATTTTGCTTAAGGCTGGTTATGAAGTGGCTCCTTCTTTAGAAGAAGCGGATTATTTGGTTATCAATACGTGCGGATTTTTAGAAGCGTCGCGCCAAGAATCGATGGATACGGTCCAAGACGTACTAGCCCAGCGCAAGAAAACAGCCAAGCTGATTGTGACAGGCTGCATGGTTCAAACACACAGCGACGTGCTTAAAACCACCTTTCCCGGAATCGATTATTTATTGGGATCTGGAGATGTTGAAGGAATCTTACAAGCCGTCCAGTCAACGCAAAAAGGGGAAATCGTTTCTTCTGCAAGAAGCTATTTAGAAGCCGGTGAAGTTCCTCGTCGCCTTTCGACTCCTAAGCACTTTGCTTACTTGAAAATTGCCGAAGGGTGTCGCAAGCGTTGTGCTTACTGTGTCATTCCAACAATCAAGGGACCTTTGAAGAGTAAGAGCAAAGAGCAAATCCTGAAGGAATTTAATCTGCTGCTGAACCAAGGGGTCAAGGAAGTCATTCTCATTGCGCAAGACTTGGGCGACTACGGTAAAGATCAAGGCGCAAAGAAGCTGACAGCGCTTTTAGACCTTCTCCAATCCATGCTGGAAATAAAGCAAGATTTCTGGTTACGTCTCCTCTATTTATATCCAGATGAAATTACGGATGAATTGATCGCTGTTATGAAGAGTGATAAGCGAATCTGTTCCTATCTCGACATGCCGATTCAACACGTCAACAATCAGCTCTTAAAATCGATGAGGCGCATGACTTCTAAAGAAGATATCGTTGAAATCATTACTAAATTGCGCCGCGAGGTTCCGGACGTTGTCATCCGCACGAGCCTGATTGTCGGCTTTCCTGGTGAAACAGAAGAGCAATTTGAAGAACTTGTTCAATTCGTTCAAGATCACCCTCTTGATAACGTCGGTATCTTTAAATTTTCAAGAGAGCCTGGATCGCATGCTTACGACCTGCCGAATCAAATTTCAGACGAGGTAAAAGAGGCCCGTTACCACCGTCTGATGCAAGTTCAAAAGAAAGTCGTGAAAAAGTATCTCAAAAAGATGATTGGTAAAAAAATTCCAGTCGTCGTCGAAGGCTACCATCCAGAGACGAATCTTTTAATGATTGGAAGGCACATGGGCCAATGTCCAGACATTGATGGCCAGGTCCTCATTAACGATGGACGCAAGGTGAAAGGCTTCGGGCAAGTCTATACAGTTGAAATAACAGATGTAGCAGACTATGATTTAGTCGGGCACGTTCTGTAA
- the priA gene encoding primosomal protein N', with product MESFAAFASVILDVSVDKTLDYGITPSQLEFAKRGVRVEVPVRGHLRAGYIVDIKETPSFKSVKPIARLLSEAPLISDELFDLSLWVARYYCAPLRDIFRMILPPGVRKGMGEKEQLFVMRGKTRDELIQICMHIREKKPAQAAILEAMLKVKKGILLSKLLEETKSSRSSVQALAKQGLLIVDVVKIDRSPLINEEYFMTKPKALNGDQTAALSKIEATLLSHAFQAHLIHGITGSGKTEVYLQAIDVALKLNKSTIMLVPEISLTTQTIERFRSRFPEKIAILHHRLSEGERRDEWHKIRDGQAKIVVGARSAIFSPVVNLGLIIVDEEHEQSYKQNDISPCYQARDVAVMRGKLAQAAVVLGSATPSLESYYNAQKGKYELSVLHKRADVATLPDVTIVDMKKEYDRAKGLTNFSELLLNGIEKRQKQGEQVILFLNRRGYHTTLLCQDCSKVVKCAHCEVPLTFHLGDNQLACHLCGYQISPPPKECPSCRGSKPLKFRGAGTEQVERALHAIFPDIRTLRVDADTTRHKGSHQKLLRDFGTGKADVLIGTQMIAKGLHFPEVTLVGVLNSDSGLNIPDFRASETIFQLITQVAGRSGRGVTRGEVIIQTSMPDNPTIQHAAKQDYVGFYQEEIAVREFFSYPPFAHLAKLTFSGPQAEQTLQAAQALRENMIKYLPAHFEFHPVIPCGYAKIKDLYRYQFLIRGPNMNPLNQALEKIQSLLILPRAIKVFVDINPSSTFF from the coding sequence ATGGAATCATTCGCCGCTTTTGCGTCTGTCATTTTAGATGTTTCGGTAGATAAAACACTCGACTATGGAATCACGCCTTCTCAGCTAGAATTTGCCAAAAGAGGCGTGCGCGTCGAAGTTCCTGTCCGCGGCCATCTACGAGCCGGCTATATCGTCGATATTAAAGAAACCCCTTCTTTTAAAAGTGTTAAACCCATTGCCCGCTTATTATCTGAAGCACCTCTTATTTCAGACGAATTATTTGACTTGTCATTATGGGTCGCGCGATACTACTGCGCTCCCCTTCGGGATATTTTCCGCATGATTCTTCCACCGGGAGTCAGAAAAGGGATGGGAGAAAAAGAGCAGCTCTTTGTCATGCGAGGTAAAACGCGCGACGAGCTTATTCAAATCTGCATGCACATACGCGAAAAAAAGCCCGCCCAAGCAGCGATTTTAGAAGCCATGCTCAAGGTAAAAAAAGGTATTTTGCTCTCAAAACTTTTAGAAGAAACAAAAAGTTCACGCAGCTCCGTACAAGCCCTTGCCAAACAAGGTCTTCTTATCGTCGATGTCGTAAAAATTGATCGATCGCCATTGATCAATGAAGAATATTTTATGACTAAACCTAAAGCTCTCAATGGCGATCAAACAGCAGCTCTTAGCAAGATCGAGGCAACCCTCCTTTCTCACGCCTTTCAAGCACATTTAATTCACGGAATCACGGGCAGCGGAAAAACTGAAGTCTATCTACAAGCCATTGACGTCGCTTTAAAGCTCAATAAGAGCACAATCATGCTCGTTCCGGAAATTTCTCTAACGACTCAAACCATCGAACGGTTTCGAAGCCGCTTCCCTGAAAAAATCGCCATCCTTCACCATCGGCTAAGCGAGGGCGAGCGGCGCGATGAATGGCATAAAATCCGAGATGGACAAGCCAAAATAGTGGTGGGCGCTCGGTCTGCCATCTTTAGTCCAGTGGTCAACTTAGGTCTCATTATTGTTGATGAAGAACACGAGCAATCCTACAAGCAAAACGACATTTCTCCTTGCTATCAAGCAAGAGATGTAGCAGTCATGCGAGGCAAGCTGGCACAAGCCGCAGTTGTACTGGGAAGTGCTACACCTAGCTTAGAAAGCTACTACAATGCTCAAAAGGGAAAATATGAACTCAGCGTTCTTCACAAGCGGGCCGATGTAGCGACGCTTCCAGACGTCACTATTGTTGACATGAAGAAAGAATATGATCGGGCAAAGGGACTGACCAATTTTTCTGAACTCCTATTGAATGGCATCGAAAAAAGGCAAAAACAGGGCGAACAAGTCATCCTGTTTCTCAATAGGCGCGGCTATCACACAACCTTGCTTTGTCAGGATTGTTCAAAAGTCGTCAAGTGCGCTCATTGCGAAGTGCCTTTGACCTTTCATTTGGGCGACAATCAACTTGCCTGCCACTTATGCGGCTATCAGATATCCCCGCCACCAAAAGAGTGTCCTTCTTGCCGTGGCAGCAAACCACTAAAATTCCGGGGAGCTGGTACAGAGCAGGTGGAAAGAGCCTTGCATGCCATTTTCCCAGATATACGAACCCTGCGCGTCGACGCAGATACGACAAGGCACAAAGGAAGCCATCAAAAGCTGTTGCGTGATTTTGGAACGGGTAAAGCCGATGTTTTAATTGGCACGCAAATGATTGCAAAGGGGTTGCATTTTCCAGAAGTGACCCTAGTTGGCGTTTTAAACAGCGACTCCGGGCTTAACATTCCCGATTTCCGTGCTTCCGAAACAATTTTTCAACTCATTACACAAGTAGCCGGACGATCAGGAAGGGGGGTAACAAGAGGCGAAGTCATCATTCAAACCTCAATGCCCGACAACCCTACTATCCAACACGCTGCTAAACAAGATTATGTAGGGTTTTATCAAGAAGAGATCGCTGTCAGAGAATTCTTTAGCTATCCGCCTTTTGCGCATTTGGCCAAACTAACTTTCAGCGGCCCACAAGCCGAACAGACATTGCAAGCGGCGCAAGCTTTGCGTGAAAATATGATTAAATACCTACCTGCACACTTTGAATTTCATCCTGTAATCCCTTGCGGTTACGCTAAAATCAAAGATCTCTATCGCTATCAATTTTTGATCCGCGGCCCCAATATGAATCCGCTCAATCAAGCTCTCGAAAAAATTCAGAGCTTGCTGATATTGCCAAGAGCCATCAAAGTATTTGTCGACATCAATCCTTCGTCAACTTTCTTTTGA